The genomic segment ccaataatattaaaaagaagcAATACAGCTGCATCGGCTAAAGCAAGAGAGTTGGCTTGGCAAAAAATAACGGACAGAGTAAATGCGTGAgtgtattaaattacaaatttggTATTGCCTCCCGTTttattgaaatgcaaaataatgaaGTATGACTTATACATccttttgaatatattaaatcaCTATGAAAGCATTTACTTTTCCTGCCATTTATTTCTTTAGCttgaaataataatgtatatttcttatttaataaggTGTAATCCTTCTGGAGCCACAAGAACTTTAAGCCAAgtcaaaatgaaacacaaaaacattctgCAAAAAGGTAATATTTGATTACACAATTACTGAACTATTATTATAACAGGATTTAGTATATTCATTCTGTCATGCAGCTAACAGAAAGAAGACTGAAGCCCGTCTAACTGGCGGGGGGCCACCACCACCTCCCCTCACCCCATCTGAGGAGCTGGCTCTGTCCCTTAATAAAGGGCGACCAGTGGTTGCTGGCATTCCAGGGGGCAGTTCATCACACATACTATGCACCACAAGTGATGGTGAAAAAAGGGTGAAATGTAAGTTTACCTCtatggtttgttttcattttttgtcctGATAAATTACTATCTCTGTCACTTAAAGGCTTTTTGAAcaagattaattttttatgtaggcttattttatttaactgcatatgatgtattattttctttgataATATTGAGAATTTAACGGGTTGTGTGTTCTTATAGATACTGATGGACGGATTGTATTATTGGACTCTCCAGAAAGAACACAGTCTGTCACAGTTGTAAGTGATTTGTTGTCAGGtacttttaggtttttttttttttttttttttttttttttgccaaataatGTATACTTGAATATTTGTCTTgtaggatgaagatgatgatgacgatgaagaGACCACATCTGCTGTGACAGAAGTGGACAATGCTGGTAGATCCACTGAGGTATGATGCATACCATTATGATGTATGGCCCCTTTTTGCATTAGAGTAACAAACTGTCATTGTCCTTTCATAGTACATACCTAGGGATTTGCCCACAGATGAGGGTCCTTCAGCCTCAGCACACAATCTAAGCAGGGTAAGAATTTGTGTCCATGTGTccatatttgaattttattgtcTGACCAAACAatctcatttattacattttttcacCTTAGTTGCCAGCAAAGGAGCTGTATAAGGTccatcttcaaaaaacaaataaggGAAAAAGTGACGGTGATGGACCTTATACAGcttgaaatggaagagaaaaggCTCCTCATTAAAAAAGCAGCACTTGAAATAGAATTACTTGAGAATCGCCTTAAGGTGAGAACTTGTCTGAATATTAATCTGTTGCATGTTAAAAgtggtctgtctgtctctatctagctgtatgtatgtgtaaagcaatataaaaaaacattttaatgaattttacttttattgtttttcaggaaatgaagaaataaactgcCTGGCAGACCAgtgcaaaaaaaactaataaaagtaattttgacAAATCCTGTCTCTCAAAAGTCTTCCGTCTCTGTTGGCCTCTAAAATCTGTCGGTGTTCCTCTGGGCCATCTTCCTCAATACAAGGAGGGTGGCTCTCTCC from the Cyprinus carpio isolate SPL01 unplaced genomic scaffold, ASM1834038v1 S000006815, whole genome shotgun sequence genome contains:
- the LOC109051340 gene encoding uncharacterized protein LOC109051340; the encoded protein is MDRRFHESPWKLKAKKRAAYFTEAELEVLMHAYEEFKPIILKRSNTAASAKARELAWQKITDRVNACNPSGATRTLSQVKMKHKNILQKANRKKTEARLTGGGPPPPPLTPSEELALSLNKGRPVVAGIPGGSSSHILCTTSDGEKRVKYTDGRIVLLDSPERTQSVTVDEDDDDDEETTSAVTEVDNAGRSTEYIPRDLPTDEGPSASAHNLSRLPAKELYKVHLQKTNKGKSDGDGPYTA